One Candidatus Nitrososphaera evergladensis SR1 genomic window carries:
- a CDS encoding alpha/beta hydrolase family protein — translation MIKSALAIVLSLFIIPVTVFAQGDSVPTTNSTDGSTSVPSGSSSSPSSTNVSDDEHSKTIRHRDLTIDLGGGIHTDAELTLPALANHSLPALLLIHGLGPADKDHFFPPDIRPFKQIAEYMSERGFVVLRYDKRAIGANSTVENLGLWYNETMDDLISDANKALHTLAKQPEFDKNNISIFGASQGTWIATRVAAANPFVKNVVLMSSAADKIGDLIHTQMVNTTLQFTREVLDVNHDGLLSLSEVAATRNTPYWTLGPLPGKILVDNNSGSATGNFQFIEGLRTGEVNVGNEEKAVKIDTTLRAFLEQRFQSIFVDTKDKSCPYLGVGCPPMMRSFADMDNLSVIGNLNSTGILLIHGGRDIGQPPEQAFMLEQKLLALNHPDHTIIVYPGHGHGLINIGKDSWIDRPGRLPDYLLEDMYSWLTDPDRNWNR, via the coding sequence ATGATCAAGTCTGCTTTAGCAATTGTCCTTTCTCTATTCATTATTCCAGTAACCGTGTTCGCTCAGGGCGACTCTGTACCTACTACTAATAGTACTGACGGCAGCACCAGCGTTCCTTCTGGCTCTTCCTCCTCTCCTTCTTCGACAAACGTTAGCGACGATGAGCATAGCAAGACAATCCGCCACAGAGATTTGACTATAGATTTGGGAGGGGGAATACATACAGATGCAGAGCTGACATTGCCGGCCTTGGCTAACCATTCACTTCCCGCACTTCTCTTGATCCATGGATTGGGGCCGGCAGACAAGGATCATTTCTTCCCTCCTGATATCCGACCATTCAAGCAAATTGCAGAATACATGTCTGAAAGAGGCTTTGTGGTTTTGCGCTATGACAAGAGGGCAATTGGCGCAAACAGCACTGTAGAAAACCTTGGCCTATGGTATAACGAGACAATGGATGACCTTATCAGCGATGCAAACAAGGCGCTGCATACCCTGGCCAAACAGCCAGAATTTGACAAGAACAATATTTCAATATTCGGTGCAAGCCAGGGAACATGGATAGCGACAAGGGTGGCTGCCGCCAATCCATTTGTAAAGAATGTGGTTCTGATGTCCAGCGCCGCTGATAAAATAGGTGATTTGATCCATACGCAGATGGTAAACACCACCCTCCAATTTACAAGGGAAGTCTTGGATGTCAACCATGACGGCCTTCTATCGCTATCAGAGGTTGCAGCAACGAGGAACACACCCTATTGGACTCTCGGTCCGCTTCCAGGCAAGATCTTGGTTGACAACAATAGTGGTAGTGCTACAGGCAACTTTCAATTCATCGAAGGATTAAGGACAGGAGAAGTCAACGTCGGCAATGAAGAAAAAGCAGTAAAAATCGACACCACTCTTCGAGCATTTCTTGAACAGAGATTTCAATCAATATTTGTAGATACCAAGGACAAATCCTGCCCGTATCTAGGCGTCGGGTGTCCACCGATGATGAGGTCGTTTGCAGACATGGACAACCTGAGCGTAATTGGAAACCTAAACTCTACTGGCATCCTGCTAATTCATGGCGGACGTGACATAGGCCAGCCACCCGAACAAGCGTTTATGCTGGAGCAGAAGCTGCTGGCTCTAAACCATCCTGACCATACCATAATTGTGTATCCGGGCCATGGTCACGGTCTGATC
- a CDS encoding pyridoxamine 5'-phosphate oxidase family protein, which yields MHPVWYYFDGYKLYFETSQNSRKAQNIRNRGAVYFCIDDESVPYKGVRGKGIATISEDVNRNVPFAEKLVVKYTGSLENKIAKFLMHSIRSGESVIIEISPLYFATWDQSKGTSVAMA from the coding sequence GTGCACCCGGTATGGTACTACTTTGATGGGTACAAGTTGTACTTTGAAACAAGTCAGAACTCTAGGAAAGCCCAAAATATCAGAAATAGGGGCGCCGTCTATTTTTGCATTGATGATGAAAGCGTCCCGTACAAAGGAGTAAGAGGCAAAGGCATAGCCACTATCTCTGAAGATGTTAATAGAAACGTACCATTCGCAGAGAAATTAGTGGTCAAGTATACAGGGAGCCTCGAGAACAAGATTGCAAAGTTTCTAATGCATTCCATAAGGAGTGGAGAGTCTGTTATAATAGAAATATCTCCTCTTTACTTTGCGACTTGGGATCAAAGCAAGGGCACGAGTGTCGCCATGGCTTAA
- a CDS encoding SDR family oxidoreductase, which translates to MSTTNQSKKVALVTGGNRGIGFAISKQLALQGISVIIGSRDIRQGEAAARSIAPPPAGGTTTTTTTTVSAFELDVTDQDSVDKLASTIHSRSGKLDILVNNAGVLLDETDNLPSKIDLQIVKATLETNLIGAWRLCQSFVPMMKKNKYGRIVNVSSGAGALTTIQQSLYAPAYSLSKSSLNVLTIMFANELRREDTNILVNAVDPGWVRTDMGGPSAPRSVEDGADTAAWLATLPDRGPTGGFFFDRKRIEW; encoded by the coding sequence ATGTCTACTACAAACCAATCAAAAAAAGTTGCCTTAGTAACTGGTGGAAACAGGGGAATTGGCTTTGCAATTTCCAAGCAGCTTGCCCTACAGGGGATTAGCGTAATTATTGGTTCAAGAGACATTCGCCAAGGAGAGGCGGCAGCAAGATCAATAGCACCGCCGCCAGCGGGCGGTACAACCACCACAACGACAACAACCGTCTCTGCCTTTGAGCTTGACGTTACAGACCAAGATTCAGTCGATAAGCTAGCTAGCACAATTCATTCTAGATCTGGCAAGCTCGACATTTTGGTGAACAATGCAGGCGTCCTACTTGATGAGACCGATAACCTCCCAAGCAAAATTGACCTACAAATTGTCAAAGCCACACTCGAGACTAACTTGATTGGTGCATGGCGCCTTTGTCAGTCTTTTGTGCCCATGATGAAGAAAAACAAGTACGGTAGGATAGTAAATGTATCTAGCGGCGCTGGAGCTCTGACTACAATACAACAGAGTCTTTATGCTCCTGCTTACAGCCTATCAAAATCAAGCTTAAACGTACTGACCATTATGTTTGCAAACGAACTGAGGAGAGAAGATACTAACATACTGGTAAACGCGGTCGACCCAGGCTGGGTTCGGACAGACATGGGCGGTCCTTCTGCTCCAAGGTCTGTAGAAGACGGAGCTGACACAGCTGCCTGGCTAGCTACATTGCCAGACAGAGGTCCAACGGGCGGCTTCTTCTTCGATAGAAAGAGGATCGAATGGTAA
- a CDS encoding ubiquinol-cytochrome c reductase iron-sulfur subunit, which yields MKEVKSGRNTGGGWNPKTSRRDFLKLMVAVGTVFTFAPFVDWGKFLPNPQTNVPAKAKAELPDGSQANVNTFPVNSSQVVIYPKTNDEVLNQEAFRTWQFIRLPEELGGTKNDVSAFRMYSSVCLHLWCLWKYFPDPGRKRGECPCHGSMYDPMNGKAFAGPASLQAPPTNVLPELDLEADEKGDIWIKPANWSVNGNGIVGYGRFLNQ from the coding sequence ATGAAGGAGGTCAAGTCCGGTCGTAATACCGGTGGTGGCTGGAATCCAAAGACATCCAGAAGAGATTTTCTAAAATTGATGGTAGCAGTGGGCACGGTTTTCACGTTTGCGCCGTTTGTAGACTGGGGCAAGTTCCTCCCCAACCCTCAGACAAACGTACCCGCAAAGGCCAAGGCAGAACTTCCAGACGGCTCGCAGGCCAATGTGAATACTTTTCCCGTAAATTCTTCGCAAGTGGTAATATACCCAAAGACCAATGATGAAGTGCTCAATCAAGAAGCGTTCCGCACGTGGCAGTTCATAAGACTCCCGGAAGAACTTGGAGGCACCAAGAACGACGTCTCGGCATTTCGGATGTACAGCTCTGTCTGCCTCCACCTCTGGTGCCTCTGGAAGTACTTTCCAGACCCGGGCCGCAAGAGAGGAGAATGCCCCTGCCACGGCAGCATGTACGACCCGATGAATGGCAAGGCATTTGCAGGGCCGGCGTCGCTGCAGGCTCCTCCAACAAACGTACTTCCCGAACTGGATTTAGAAGCAGACGAGAAAGGAGACATCTGGATAAAACCAGCCAACTGGAGCGTAAATGGAAACGGGATAGTAGGATATGGAAGGTTTTTGAATCAGTGA
- a CDS encoding helix-turn-helix transcriptional regulator: MHSSIPVDGSDEPVEAASLFMELASETRCAIIASVANRPAKLSTLARELGVTVQDVHRNANRLLESGILERRDGEFYLSEFGRAITMQLPYFRFMKKHSRFFQEHTLAFLPDKFVHRMGALEKCRMVETVTVVMQDLKKLEMSATRQLKVMVSQAWPEEGQILIDRARRGVELRTIIGCNTVFPQNVMDEIIPAMAKLTSANAIEQRMVDKVSTALYIADGRAAIMFPNAKGEVDMGAMLAGDSPEFVEWCTDLFDHAWLHAGPADVRKAKIV, encoded by the coding sequence ATGCACTCTAGTATCCCTGTGGACGGTTCTGACGAGCCTGTCGAGGCCGCCAGCCTGTTCATGGAGTTAGCAAGCGAGACGCGCTGCGCCATAATCGCGTCGGTAGCAAACAGGCCTGCAAAGCTAAGCACTCTTGCGAGGGAGCTTGGGGTTACAGTGCAGGATGTGCACCGGAACGCCAACAGGCTGCTAGAGTCGGGAATCCTTGAAAGGAGGGACGGCGAGTTTTACCTGAGCGAGTTTGGCCGGGCAATAACGATGCAGCTGCCGTATTTCCGGTTCATGAAAAAACATTCACGGTTTTTTCAGGAACACACGCTTGCATTCCTTCCAGACAAGTTTGTGCACCGGATGGGCGCCCTTGAAAAGTGCAGGATGGTCGAGACCGTGACCGTCGTGATGCAGGACCTGAAAAAACTAGAGATGTCGGCCACAAGGCAGCTCAAGGTAATGGTCTCGCAGGCGTGGCCAGAGGAGGGCCAGATACTCATCGACAGGGCAAGAAGGGGAGTGGAGCTCCGGACCATCATAGGGTGCAACACCGTGTTTCCGCAGAACGTGATGGATGAAATCATACCGGCGATGGCCAAGCTTACCTCTGCAAACGCCATCGAGCAGCGGATGGTGGACAAGGTAAGCACCGCCCTGTACATCGCAGACGGGCGGGCGGCGATAATGTTCCCAAACGCCAAGGGAGAGGTGGACATGGGCGCGATGCTGGCCGGGGACAGCCCCGAGTTCGTCGAATGGTGTACAGACCTGTTCGACCACGCATGGCTGCATGCCGGGCCGGCCGACGTCAGGAAGGCAAAGATAGTTTAG
- a CDS encoding carboxypeptidase-like regulatory domain-containing protein, translating into MPYYRYNMTTGEFEIRGQFAELQRKYKEYLPKVDPELIDELLLRQMENPSNPDPIFMVEVFTRPGLDTEKVRRYIIEKTGMSPAIYDNGTHYVTNQKLNLKILKEISDSDDVLEVTGEYTGGIGAYGASHEHREIENTRGAASGRGSPPEKEVPRYAEHEKKTSNLRIAVYTAAGIIGAVIIAGWVISGGMLPNANVGGGSNSANTAATIPGVPGAVHGFVAGPGGLPAIGASVIAAEQNTGHHANAFVSVNGQYFLDLPPGNYVIIAAYPDGTNRAVNGFVVGSGSEHRLDFAY; encoded by the coding sequence TTGCCATATTACAGGTACAACATGACAACAGGAGAGTTTGAAATAAGAGGGCAGTTTGCAGAACTGCAGAGAAAGTACAAAGAATACCTGCCAAAGGTCGATCCCGAATTGATAGACGAGCTCCTCCTGCGCCAGATGGAAAACCCGTCCAACCCTGACCCGATATTCATGGTGGAGGTGTTTACTAGGCCCGGCCTTGACACGGAAAAGGTCAGGAGGTACATCATTGAAAAGACTGGAATGAGTCCGGCCATATACGACAACGGCACGCACTATGTGACAAACCAGAAACTCAACTTGAAGATACTAAAAGAGATCTCGGACTCTGACGACGTCTTGGAGGTCACGGGCGAGTACACGGGCGGGATTGGCGCGTACGGCGCGTCGCACGAGCACAGGGAAATTGAAAATACGAGGGGAGCCGCAAGCGGGCGCGGAAGCCCACCTGAGAAAGAAGTGCCCCGGTACGCAGAGCACGAAAAAAAGACTAGCAACCTGAGAATTGCAGTGTATACAGCTGCAGGAATCATTGGCGCAGTTATAATTGCAGGCTGGGTCATAAGCGGGGGGATGCTTCCAAACGCCAATGTCGGAGGAGGAAGCAACAGCGCAAACACCGCCGCCACGATTCCAGGGGTGCCGGGCGCAGTGCACGGCTTTGTCGCAGGCCCGGGAGGTCTGCCGGCAATCGGCGCAAGCGTGATAGCTGCAGAGCAAAACACGGGGCACCACGCAAACGCGTTTGTGTCTGTAAACGGCCAGTACTTTTTGGACTTGCCCCCAGGCAACTATGTCATCATAGCGGCGTACCCAGACGGGACAAACAGGGCAGTCAACGGGTTCGTGGTCGGAAGCGGTTCGGAGCACCGTCTCGACTTTGCCTACTAA
- a CDS encoding DUF7475 family protein has product MPTNNNTRAATTTATSRWLYYAAAGATAIAGILHLYMGPGTLGFNANTGVFFIVSGIAQLFWVVPMIKRWGRPWYAVGIAGTAVLVAIYFVTRMPGNPITGRGGPLNAMGAVTEIAQFAFIGLAVAILVMESRRRRAAA; this is encoded by the coding sequence TTGCCTACTAACAACAACACGCGGGCGGCAACTACGACGGCTACCTCAAGGTGGCTGTACTATGCGGCGGCAGGCGCGACTGCAATCGCGGGGATACTGCACCTGTACATGGGGCCGGGCACGCTCGGCTTTAACGCAAACACGGGCGTGTTCTTTATCGTCTCAGGAATAGCCCAGCTCTTCTGGGTCGTGCCGATGATAAAGAGATGGGGCAGGCCGTGGTACGCGGTAGGAATCGCAGGGACGGCTGTCCTGGTGGCGATATACTTTGTCACGAGGATGCCGGGAAACCCGATCACCGGAAGGGGCGGACCATTAAACGCGATGGGTGCAGTCACAGAGATAGCGCAATTTGCGTTTATCGGCCTCGCTGTGGCCATTCTTGTGATGGAGAGCAGGCGCAGGCGCGCCGCCGCCTGA
- a CDS encoding formate--phosphoribosylaminoimidazolecarboxamide ligase → MTTIATLGSHCALQVLKGAKDEGFRTLLVCEKKRVGLYERFGFIDDMIIVDKFSEVAGDRCKAALKKKDAIIIPHGTLISQMSSDEIEKIETPVFGNKWILRWEADREMKQKLMEEAGLRTPRPVQSKDKISGLCIVKLHGAAGGRGYYLAWNRESFEEGAKRLVQQGMIRGEQDLYIQEFIRGVPVYLQYFYSPVTKSLELLGVDRRYESDIDGIGRIPAKQQLGAGGEPSYTVVGNIPLVLRESLLDEVYKMGESFCRAAERLVKPGMPGPFCLEGVYDSEGRFTTFEFSARIVAGTNLYVDGSPYSGLLYDEPMSMGRRIAREVKMAKRKNCLSSIVT, encoded by the coding sequence ATCACCACCATTGCAACCCTTGGCTCGCACTGCGCGCTACAGGTGTTAAAGGGCGCAAAGGACGAGGGCTTTCGCACGCTCCTTGTATGCGAGAAAAAGCGCGTCGGCCTTTATGAGAGGTTTGGCTTTATCGACGACATGATAATAGTCGACAAGTTTTCAGAGGTGGCCGGCGACAGGTGCAAGGCCGCGCTAAAGAAAAAGGACGCCATCATAATCCCGCACGGCACGCTCATTTCGCAGATGTCAAGCGACGAGATAGAGAAAATAGAGACCCCGGTATTTGGCAACAAGTGGATACTGCGCTGGGAGGCCGACAGGGAGATGAAGCAGAAACTGATGGAAGAGGCAGGGCTGCGCACCCCAAGGCCAGTACAATCCAAAGACAAGATAAGCGGCCTCTGCATAGTAAAGTTGCACGGCGCAGCCGGCGGCAGGGGCTACTACCTTGCGTGGAACCGCGAGAGCTTTGAGGAAGGCGCAAAGAGGCTTGTACAGCAGGGCATGATAAGGGGAGAGCAGGACCTTTACATCCAGGAATTCATAAGGGGCGTGCCGGTGTACCTGCAGTATTTCTATTCTCCTGTGACAAAGTCCCTAGAGTTGCTGGGTGTTGACAGGCGCTACGAGTCGGACATTGACGGCATTGGAAGGATACCGGCCAAACAACAGTTGGGAGCAGGAGGCGAGCCCTCGTACACGGTCGTCGGCAACATACCACTTGTCCTGCGAGAGTCGCTCCTTGACGAGGTGTACAAGATGGGCGAGAGCTTTTGCAGGGCAGCCGAGCGGCTGGTCAAGCCGGGAATGCCCGGGCCGTTCTGCCTTGAAGGCGTGTACGACAGCGAGGGCAGGTTCACCACGTTTGAGTTTTCCGCAAGAATAGTTGCCGGGACGAACCTGTACGTGGACGGCTCGCCGTACTCTGGCTTGCTCTATGACGAGCCTATGAGCATGGGCAGAAGAATCGCCCGCGAAGTCAAGATGGCAAAGAGAAAGAACTGCCTTTCAAGCATCGTCACGTGA